The DNA window TCCTCTTCACCGGCGTGTCGCTGACCGCCAGCATCATCTTCTGGGTCTTCTTCCCGATGAAGTTCCAGGCCCAGATGGCGCTCCTCCTGGTCCTGCTCCTCGGGTTCCACCTGATGGGCGCGCTCATGTTCATCCCGCCCATGGTGTCGCTCCTGAAGCCGCGCTTCGCGATCAAGTACGCCGAGGAGCGGCAGCGCCAGCGGGCGGCGGCCGCGGCCGCCGTCGCGGCCGAGGGCGCGCGCGCGAGCGCGGCAGCCCGGTAGGGAGGCCGAGCACGCACGCATGCGGTCAGCGCTGACGCGGCTGACGCTCGGCGCACTGCTCGGCCTGGCGGCGGTCGATGTGGGCGCTGCGCCGGCCCCCGGAACGACGCTCGAGCGGACGACGGCGGAGGAGGCGAAGGACCTCCTGCCGCCCGAGATCCTGCGCCACTACCAGAACGGGGACTACCGGAACGCCGTCGTCGAGTTCCCGAACTCGCGCTGGCGGTGGGACGACGGCTTCGAGGAGGCGACCCGCTGGAACGCCGAGCATCTCGTGCTCGACGAGCACAAGGCCCCCGTCGACAAGGCGACTGGCAAACGGCCCGACTACATCACGGGCCTGCCGTTCCCGGACATCCGGGAGGACGATCCGGACGCCGGGTACAAGGTGCTGTGGAACGTCGACTACGCCTACTACACCGGCGGCAACAGCCGGAACCTCGTGCTGCTCGCCTGGGTGGGGCGCTCGGGCCTCGACCGCTCGTCCGTTCAGGACGTCCGCTTCCTCTACTACGACGGACAGCCGCGGAAGTACGCGCCGCCCGCGAACCCCGACAACTTCCTCTTCCAGTTCCTCGCGCTGAGCACGAGCCCGGCCGACCTGCAGGGCACCGCCGCGCTCGGCTATCGCTACAAGGATCCGACCAAGCGCGACATGAACTGGGCCTACGTGCCCGCGCTCCGGCGCGTGCGCGCCGTGTCGCCCGCCAACCGCTCCGACGGCTTCCTCGGCTCCGATACGAGCCAGGACGACGGCTTCTTCTTCGACGGCAAGCCCGAGGACTTCACCTGGAAGGTCACCGGC is part of the Deltaproteobacteria bacterium genome and encodes:
- a CDS encoding DUF1329 domain-containing protein; translated protein: MRSALTRLTLGALLGLAAVDVGAAPAPGTTLERTTAEEAKDLLPPEILRHYQNGDYRNAVVEFPNSRWRWDDGFEEATRWNAEHLVLDEHKAPVDKATGKRPDYITGLPFPDIREDDPDAGYKVLWNVDYAYYTGGNSRNLVLLAWVGRSGLDRSSVQDVRFLYYDGQPRKYAPPANPDNFLFQFLALSTSPADLQGTAALGYRYKDPTKRDMNWAYVPALRRVRAVSPANRSDGFLGSDTSQDDGFFFDGKPEDFTWKVTGHKDGLRFVDPDSIAGKVVRRPLPVGGWRTVATNNDRAAGFQVKGWPGVAWAPVAAALAKRRFWILEGVPKDKYYLYGRLELWVDDYTWQGAWNRKFSWQGELLNVYQVTGFATAPFNEHESWWGATFSTQLSENVKGDRATVAGLNGPGPDPPNDRRLPLDPAFFDYQTLNRFGK